CGTCATCGGGTATCCTTCTCCTCCCGGAAGATATGGGGTTTCCATTGACGGCGGAACCGATAACCCGGCAGGCTGTCCGAGTCATGGTCGAAATCGTCGGAGTCGTCATCGCAGGGGGGCTGTCGCGGCGCATGGGGGGCGGCGACAAGGGGCTACGCCTGCTGGACGGGCGGCCGCTGCTGGCCTGGGTGGCGGACCGCGCCGCGCCGCAGGTGGACCGGTTGTTTCTCAACGCCAACGACGACACGGAACGCTTCGCCGCCCTGGGCCTGCCGATCCTTCCCGATGGCCTGCCCGGCCGTCCCGGCCCTTTGGCCGGCTTGCTGGCCGCCCTCGAAGGCTTCCCGGACGCCGACTGGGTGGCGACCTTCCCTTCCGATGCCCCCTTCCTTCCCGGCGATCTGGTATCCCGGCTGAAGCGGGCCGCTCTCGCCGAAGGACGGGACGCCGCCTGTGCCGCCTCGGGCGGCCGCCTGCATGCCGTGTTCGGACTCTGGCGCCCTGGCCTGGCGGGCCCCCTCCGGCGGGCGGTCATGGAAGAAGGCCTGCGCCGCGCCGGGGAGTGGGCGGAGCGCGCCGGAGCAGTCCGGGTCGACTTCCCGGACCGCCCCTTCGATCCCTTCTTCAACCTCAACCGGCCCGAGGACCTGGCCGAGGCGGAACGCATGGCCTCAGTGCTGGCGCAGGCGGGCCAGTAGGCGGGGATTGTCCCATTTGGGCTGGCGGTCCTCGACCAGGACGGCATGGCCGCTGCCTTGCAACGCCACCTGCAGCCAGCGCGCCACCAGCTCGTTCCGCAAGTCGTCCAGCAGGGCCACCGCCAGGGACTCCAGGGACTCCCAGTCCCGCCTTCCCAGGTCTTCCAGATAGGCGGCGAAGGATTCCGGCACCAGGATCAGCCGGTCGGGCACGTAGCGCAGTTCGATGGCTGCCGGCCTTTCGCCGCCGATCTCCCCTTCCAGGGTGACCAGATAATCCAGCTTGGGGTCCGGATCGGGCCGGACGGATAGCCGGGAACGGCGGGTCAGGCGATCCATGGCTTCCCCCTTTACACCACCACGCCGCGCGAGCCGGCAGAGGTCTTGTCAAGCGCCACATCGACGAACAGGGGCGGCTGGGCCTGGAAGGTCACGCCGCCCTGGATGCCGGTCACCTCCGCCGCCTCCTTGAACAGGCTGCGGATATCGTCGCGCATGGCGCCGGGCAGCGGGCCCTCGGTGCGGACGATCAGGTCCAGGCGCTTGTTGCCCTTGAATACCAGGCCGTCCAGTTGGACCCGCCCGGTTTGCGACAGGGCGACCTCCACCACGAAGCGGGTACCGCCCCCGCCCTCGCTCTCCGGTTCGTCCTCGGGATGCTGGCGGGTCATCATGCGCATCTGCTCCAGCGCTTGGCCGTTCTGCAAGGGAATAGCCATCACCTTCCAGCCATCGGAGGTTTTTTCTTCCGACAGCTTGGAGCGGTCGCCGAAATCCTCCTTGAGGCGGGCGGCGACGCCGGGCCGCGCCCGCTCCAGCACGCGGAGCGGCCCCTCGCCGAGCCAACCCTTGATATCTCCGCCCTTCAGCGCCGTCAGGAACAGCAACATGCCCGCCGCTAGATTGGAATCGAGGCGGGGCACGGACTGGGAAAGAACCTGGCGGGCGGCCTCGGGACTGGCCTCCCTCAGGACCGCCACGGCATCGGCCAAGGCCGGCCAATCCTGGGCGGTCAGGGCCTCCGCCCTGGGAAGCGGCAGCATCTCGCCGGGCAGAAGGGACCGCGGCAACGGCGCCCCCTTGATTTCCAGGGTCACCGTGCTGCCGATGGGAACCGGGACCTTGGTTTCCAGGGCCAGGGCACCGGCCGGCGTCTGCACGATCGGCCAGCCGGCGGCCGTCGTCCCGGTCACCGTGCCCGGCAATGTCTGGCCGGGAGCGGGAAGCGGCGCTCCGCCGCCCGGCGATGGGGCCGGCGGCGATCCGCCCGCAGGCGTCTGCACTGCGGTCAGGACGACCGTCACCTGGGTGCCGGCCGGCAGGGGCACCAGCCGCGCCGGCAGCGCTGCCGACGACGGCGAAGCCTGCGGCGCTTGGGAAGGCGGGGAAGCCGGACGGCCGAAAGCATTGTCGACCAGGGTCTCCAGTTGGCTCTTGGCGTTGGTGAAGGCCTGGCGGGCCGAGACCATGGCCCGCAGGGCCGGATTGGGGACGGCTTCTGTCGCTTCTTGTTGCGGCGGCGCCATGCCCCGGCCCGGCTGCAGCAAGGTGGCGGTGAGGGGCGAGCCGGTGCTCAGGCTGACGAAGGGCAGGCCACCCGGCCCTCCCGCCGCCAGAGGCACCCGGCCCGAAGGCTGGCCCTGTGGCATCGCCGCGCCTTGAAGGCCGGGCGGGTGGGCCAGGGCCTGGGCGGCCGGCTTGCCGTTCATCGTCAGGAGTTGGAGAAGCACCCGACCCTGATGTTGCTGCACCGAGAAGGCCAGCGCCGCCCCCTTGGGGAGGGCAAATGGCACCGGAAGCTCGAAGGTTCCGAAGGGGGCTTGCAGCTGCGCCAGGCCCTTGGAGTCCTGGGCCAGCAACAGCGCTTCCAGCCGCGTCCCCGTCGCCAGGGCGAGCAGGGCAACCGGCGGGCCCTGTACCGCCAGCGCCGGCAACGGCGCCGCCGTGGCCGGGAGCGGCAAGGGCGGCGGCGGCGGCGCGACGATGGTCATCCCAGCCTCATTTGAGCAAGGCCGCCGCTATGGCTTCGACGTCGGCGGCCGCTTCGCAGTTGGGGAACCGGGTGAGCAATGGTGTCTGGCTGCGGATGGTCTCGCGCACTTTGGGGTCGCGCCGGATCACCCCCAGCAGGGGCGGCGATATCTTGAGGAACCCCTCGCAGGCCTTGAGAAGGGTATTGTAGGTCCGCTCGCCCTCGCGGGTGGAATTGGCGGTATTGACCACGATGCGGATATCGGTGCCCGGCCGCTCCATGTGGGTGAGCTTGATGAAGGCGTAGGCGTCGGTAAGCGCCGTCGGTTCGTCGGTGGTCAGCACGATGCAGGTCCCCACGTTGTGGGTGAACTGGCGTACCGTCTTCTCGATGCCGGCGCCCAGGTCGAGGATCACCTTGTCGTAGGCCGCCGCCAGCAGGGCCAGATCGTCGGTCAACAACTGGATGCGGCTGGGCGGGATATTGGCGAGGCTGCCCGACCCGGAACGGCCGGCGATGATGTCGAAGCCACCTTCCTCGAAGGGAAGCACCGCCTGATTCAGGGTCAGCTTGCCGGCCAACACTCCCCCCAGGTCCTCCTTGGGCATCAGACCCAGTTGGATGTCCAGGTTGGCCAGCCCCAGGTCGGCATCGAACAACAGCACCCGGATGCTGCGCTTGGACAGGGCGTGGGCCAGGGTGATGGCGAACCAGGTCTTGCCGACGCCGCCCTTGCCGGAGGCGATGGCCAGCATGTTCCGGCCTTTGGTGCGCGCCGAGGGCCTGGGGGCGAGGATGGGTTCGGACGTCATGGTTATGCCTCGATCCTAGGGTGTTCGTCGCTGCGCGGCATGATCAGGCGCGCCAGGGATACGGGATTGATGGGGCTGAGTCCATCCGCCACGTGGGGAGTGATGCTGACGTTGCAGAACATCAGGCGTCCGGCGTCCGCCGCCGCCAGGATGCTACCGACCCGTCGGGCCATGTCGAGCCGGGTCACCAGCAGGCGGCTGGCTCCCAGATGGGCGAAACAGGCGGCGATATCCGCCGATTCCATGGCGTCGCCGCCAGCCGGAAGAACCAGAACCGGTTCGGCCTCGGACACCCGGATGAGCTGGGTGAGCGTATCCATCTCGGTATCGCTGAAGGGATTGATGCCGGCCGTGTCGATCAGCAGCGTACCGTCCGGAGGCGCCTTGGCGACCGCCTGGCGCATTTCCTCGACGGTATCGGCGGTCGCCAACTCCAGCCCCAGGATGCGGGTGAAGGCGGCCAACTGCTCGATTCCGCCCGCCCGCCGGGTATCGGTGGTGACGACGGTGACCGACTGGCCGGCCAAGGTGCCCCGGGCCGCCAGCTTGGCGGTGGTGATGGTCTTGCCGCTGCCCGGCGTGCCGACCAGCATGATCGGCCGCCCGCCCGCCGTCTCGGCGATCGGGCGGAAGGTGAAAAGGGTGTCCAAGGCCCCGGCGAAGGCCAGGATCGGATCGGTGGCCTCGAGATCCAGCGCCGCCTGCACCAACCGGTCGATCAGGCGCGGCGGCGTGCCGTGGAAACTGAGCGCGTGACGGATGGTCTCGCCCAAGTCGGGCGGCTGGTAGATTTCCTCCTCGCGGGCCTGGATCGCGAAGTCGCGCGGCAATTCCTCGATGGCCGCCACCACCCGGGCTCCCCGCCCGTCGGAGCCCGGCTGGGTGGAGACGATGATCGCCTCCTCGCCCATTTCCCTGCGCACGAGGTCCATGGCCTCGGCGACGGTAGCGGCGGTAAAGGTCTTCAGTCGCATGCCCTGCGGTCCTCGTCAGATCTGCGCCACGGTCTTGATGCGGGCCTTGGGGTGGATTTCGTTCTGGGACATGACGAAGGTCATGGGCCGGAACCGTTCCACGATGGACCGCACGTAAGGCCGGATGGCTGGGCTGGTCAAGAGAACCGGATTCTCCCCCATCATGGCCTGGCGTTCGAAGGTGGTACGCAACGTGGTGATGAACTCCTGCAGGCGCGACGGCGCCATGGACAACTGCTTGTCGTCGCCCGTGCCGACCAGGGATTCGGCGAAGCTCTGTTCCCATTCCGGCGACAGGGTGACCAGCGGGATGACGCCATCCTCGTTGGTGTTCATCTCGCTGATCTGGCGGGCCAAGCGGGCGCGGACGTGTTCCGAGATCATCATGACGTTGCGGGTGTAGCCGCAGGCCTCCGAGATGCCTTCCAGGATGGTCGCCAAGTCGCGCATGGAGATGCGCTCGCCCAGCAGGTTCTGCAGCACCCGCTGGACGCCGCCGATGGAAATCTGGCTGGGCACCATGTCGGCGATGAGTTTCTGCTGTTCCTTGTCCAGTTCGTCGAGGAGCTTCTGGGTCTCGGAATAGGACAGCAGTTCGGACATGTTGTCCTTGATGACCTCGGTGAGATGGGTGGTGATGACCGTCGAGGGATCGACCACCGTATAGCCGCGGAACAGGGCTTCCTCGCGGTTCGACACGTCGATCCACATGGCCGGCAATCCGAAGGTGGGTTCGGTGGTCTTCTCGCCCGGCAGGGTGATCTCCTCGCCGCGCGGGTCCATGACCAACAGCATGGCGGGCCGCAGGTCGCCGCGCCCGGCTTCGATCTCCTTGACCCGGATGACGTAGGCGTTGGCGGGCAACTGCATGTTGTCCTGGATGCGCACACTGGGCATGATGAACCCCACGTCGGCCGCCATCTGGCGGCGGAGCGCCTTGATCTGGTCCGTGAGGCGCTGGCCCTCGCGCGGGTTGTTGATGAGGGACAGCAGTCCGTAGCCCAGTTCCAGGCGCAGCATGTCGATGCGCAGCGCGGTGGTGATCGGCTCCTCGGAAACCGGAGGAGCGATGGCTTGTTCCTCGGCCTTCTTCTCGGCCTCGACCCGTTTCACCTCCTGCTCGCGCCCGACGTACCAGGCCAGCCCGCCGGTCACCCCGGCCAGGGCCAGAAACGGCAGGGCGGGAATACCCGGCATCACGGCCAAGGCCACCAGCAGGAACGAACTGAGGCCCATCGCCTTCGGATGGGCGGACAGCTGGCGGAACAAAGTCTCTTCCGTCTTGCCGCCGACGCCCGCCTTGGTGACGATCATACCGGCGGCGGTCGAAACGATCAGGGCGGGGATCTGGGTCACCAAGCCGTCGCCCACGGTCAGCAGCGTGTAGGCGTCGGCCGCTTGGTTGAAGGTCAGCCCCTTCTGGGCCATGCCGATAATCATGCCGCCGATCACGTTGATGAAGGTGATGAGCAGACCCGCGACGGCGTCGCCGCGCACGAACTTGGCGGCACCGTCCATGGCGCCGTAGAAGGTGCTTTCGTCCTCCAGTTCCTTGCGGCGCCTCTTGGCCTCGGGCTCGTCGATCAGGCCGGCCGACATGTCGGCGTCGATGGCCATCTGCTTGCCGGGCATGGCGTCCAGGGTGAAGCGGGCCGCCACTTCCGCGATGCGTCCCGAGCCCTTGGTGATGACCACGAAGTTGACGATCACCAGGATGGCGAAGACGATCACGCCGATGACGAAGTTGCCGCTCATGATGAAGCCGCCGAAGGCCTCGATGACGTGGCCGGCGGCGGCGGTTCCCTCGTGGCCGTGGGCCAGGATCAGGCGGGTGGACGCCAGGTTGAGCGACAGCCGGATCATGGTGGCGAGCAAGAGGATGGTCGGAAAGGCGCTCAGTTCGACGGGCTTTTCGATGAACAGCGCCGTCATCAGGATCAGCACCGAGAAGGTGATCGAGAACGCCAGGCACAGGTCGAGCAGCCAAGTGGGAAGGGGCAGGATGAGGACCGCCAGGACCAACGCCACCGCCAGCGCGAAGGCGATGTCGCCCCGCCGCAAGGCGCGGCCCATCCTTCCGCCCAAGCCGGCGAAGGAGTCTCCTTGCGCTGAAGATTCGGTGGCGGCGTCAGCCATAGGGCTGGAACCCCTTCAGGTCAAATTCCCGGGCGATCGCCTTCGCCCGGTGCCGGAACGGCGAAGCCTTCCTCGCCGTAAAGCTTGAGCTTGTTGCGTAGCGTGCGGATGGAAATGCCCAGGATATTCGCCGCATGGGTGCGGTTGCCCAGGCAATGTTGCAAGGTATCGATGATCAGCGTGCGTTCCACATCCTCGACGGTGCGCCCCACCAGGGCGGTGGCGCCCGCCACCGGAGCCGCCATCCCCGCCTGGCCCTGCGCCGTCGGCGAAGGCGTGAGCAGGATGGCGTCGGGCCCGATCTCGACCCCGCCCGACAGCAGGACTGCGCGATGCAGGGTGTTTTCGAGTTCCCGCACGTTGCCCGGCCAGCCGTGAGCCATCAGCTTCTGCTTGGCGGCGGCGGTCAGCGGCAGAATCTCCAGGCCGTTGGCTTCCGAGTATTTCTTGATGAAGTGCTGGGTCAGGATCTCGACGTCCTGGGGGCGTTCGCGCAAAGGCGGCAGACGCAGGTTGACGACGTTGAGCCGAAAATAGAGATCCTCGCGGAAGCGGCCTTCCGCCACTTCCTGTTCCATGGTGCGGTTGGAAGTGGCGATGATGCGCACATCCACCTTGACGGGTTGGCCGCCGCCCACCCGGTCGATCTCCTTTTCCTGAAGGGCGCGCAGCAGCTTGGCCTGCAGGCGGATGTCCATCTCGCTGATTTCGTCGAGCAGCAGGGTGCCGCCCGAGGCTTCCTCGAACTTGCCCACCCGGCGCGCCACCGCCCCGGTGAAGGCCCCCTTTTCGTGGCCGAACAGTTCGGATTCCAGCAGGTTCTCGGGGATCGCCGCGCAGTTCACCGCGACGAAGCGGCCGTTGGCCCGGCGGCTCTTGGCGTGCAGGTAGCGGGCCATCAGTTCCTTGCCGGTCCCCGAAGACCCGGTGATCAGGATGCTGGCGTCGCTGGGCCCCACTTGGTCGGCCAAGCGCAAGACCTCGGCCATCTTGGGATCGCGGTAGACGATGGCGTGGCTTTCCTCGGTCACGGCCGCCAGGATGGCGCCGATCAGTTCGGCGGTCGGCGGCAGGGGCACGTACTCCTTGGCACCCGCCTTGATGGCGCGCACCGCCGCCTGGGTGTCGTTGCCCACGCCGCAGGCCACCACCGGCACCGCGATGCGTTCCGCCTTCAGGCTGTCGATCAGGGTCCGGACGTCCAGCTTGACGTCGACCATGACCAGATCCGCCCCCTGGCCCGAGCGGATGGCTGCCAATCCGCCTTCGATATCGTCGGCATGCAGGACCTTGGCGCCCTGCGCGATGGCGATCTGGCTGGCTGCGCCGATTTGGCCGCCCAGGGTGCCGATGACGAGCAGTCGCATGTCCCGAGAGCCTCCTAATCGAAATACTGCACGCGCTTGGCGGGCGGCAGGACGCTGTTGAGCAGCATCTCCAGGCGGCGGGGATTTTCCTGCCGGCCGATAGAGGCCGCACCCATCATGTAGACGCTGGTGACCAGCGTTTCCTCTTGCGAATTGCGCTCCAGCTTGGCGGCCAGGGGCGCGAAGACCATGTTGGCGAGAATGGCCCCATAGAAGGTGGTGATGAGGGCCACGGCCATGGCGGGGCCGATGGACGAGGGGTTGCTCAGGTTGCCGAGCATCTGGATCAGGCCGATCAGGGTGCCGATCAGGCCCATGGCCGGCGCAAATTCGGCCGCCTTCTTGAGCACCCCGGCGCTCTTGGCGTGGCGCTGCTGGGTGGCCAGGATGTCGCGCCGCAAGATGGCTTCCACCTCCTCGCCGGGCGTGCCGTCGACCACCATGGCGATTCCCTTGTGCAGGAAAGCCTCCTCGGTCAGCGTGGACAGCAGGGGCTGCAACGCCAGGACGCCCTGCTTACGGGCCGTCTCCGCCAGTTGCAGCACCCGGATGGCGGCTTCCGAACTGTCGTCTATGCCATGGAAGACGGTCTTCAGAACCACCCGGAAGGTGCGCATCACCTCGCCAACCGAGAAACAGGTCAGCACGATGGTGAAGGTGCCGCCGATGACGATCAGTACCGACGGCAAGTCGAAGAAGGCTTTGGGAGAACCGCCCATCGCAATGGCGATGAAGATGAGCACGAATCCGCCCACCAAGCCCAGCACGGTGGCCAGGTCCAGATTCTGCCTCGGCTTTTCCGCTACGGCGTCGCCATCCATCATGGCTCAGATCAACTCCGCTCCGTCTTGATGATTTCCGTCATGGTCACGCCCAGTCTTTCCTCCACCACCACGACTTCGCCGCGGGCCACCAGGCGGTTGTTGACATAGATGTCGATAGCCTCGCCCACCTTGCGGTCCAGTTCCACCACCGCGCCGCGCCCCAGCTTGAGGAGTTGGCCCACCTGCATGCTCGCCTTGCCCAGCACGGCGGACACCTGGACCGGGATGTCGTAGACCGGTTCCAGGTCCTTCGAGCTGCGCGGCACTTCGGGGACGTCGGGATAGTCGTCTTCCTCCATCGGAACGCTATCGCGCCGGGGAGGCGGCGCCGTGCCGCCTTCGAAATCGCTCAGCCGGAGTTGTTCGTTGTCCATCATGCTCAGCCTGCCTCCCCAACGCCGGACTCTACCATAGTCGCGGCCCCGGTTTGTGCAACTGCCCTGTCCTCATCGCCGGAAAGGCCCAGATTGCGCTCGATCACGGCGTCCACCTCCTGCCAAAGGGCCGCCATGTCGCGTTCCGCGCCCCCGTTACTCCACTCGATTCGGCAATCGCCAGGCACCAGGGCCGGATCGCCCATGACGGTCACCCGCCCTTCGTATCCCTTCCCGCGGGCCAGTTCCAGGACACGCGCCTCAAGGGCGGAATGACCTTCCGGGTCGACCCTAAGCAACAGACGAGGCTCGTCCAGCACGCGCCCCATGACTTCGGCCACCACCGCCGCCACTTCCTCGACCGCACCGCGCCTCGACAGGTTGGGCAACAGCTTGCGCACGATTCCGGAGGCCACCGTCACGGCACTGCTCGTGGCGTCTTCGTTGGCCTTGGCCAAACCGTCCATCACGTGAACCATCCGGACGCCCATCAGTTCCAGCGCATCGGCGATGCGCCTTTCGGCCGCACCGACCGCCTCGCGAAGCCCCTCCTCCTTTCCCGCGGCGAAGGCCTGGTCGCGGGCCTGCTGCATTTCCTCCTCGGAGAAGGTCGGAAGGGGTTCGACCTCCTCGATGACCGTCTCGACGGGCTGCGGCAAGGCATCCATGGGATCGGGAGCGTTCAGCACCTTGGGCTCGCCGTCGAAGGACTGCTCGAACAGGAACTTCCTGACCTCCGACATCGATCCCGGTCCTTGCCCTCAATAAATAAGCGGTGCTTCCTCGCCGGTGCCGGCGAGGACCGACATGAAAGCAGAGGCTTTCTGCGGTCCTGTCAGGTTGCGATGGTCGTCCTTGACGCGCGCCATGAACGCCTGGTTCCCCAAGGCTCTCACTCAGCTTTCCTGATACATCCAAGACCGGATGATCGCCAGCGCTTCCTCGGGGTGCTTCTCGACGATCTCGCCGACCTTGCGGACCGACGAAGCCTTGACGCGGCCTTCGACGCGGTCGATGTCGATAAGCTCCTCGAAGCTCTCGCCTTCCTCGCCGCCCTCGGAAGGAACCGGCAAGGGCAGCCCGCCCGGCCCGGTAAGGGCGGGCGCGCCGCCGCGCTCGGCCAGCAGGCCCTCGGCGGCCTGCGCGCTCGGCATGGCCTCGAAAGCCCGCGTGATGAGGGGGCGCACCACCAGGAGGATGACCAGGATCGCCACGATGCTGAGCACC
The sequence above is a segment of the Magnetospirillum sp. WYHS-4 genome. Coding sequences within it:
- the mobA gene encoding molybdenum cofactor guanylyltransferase MobA, producing the protein MVEIVGVVIAGGLSRRMGGGDKGLRLLDGRPLLAWVADRAAPQVDRLFLNANDDTERFAALGLPILPDGLPGRPGPLAGLLAALEGFPDADWVATFPSDAPFLPGDLVSRLKRAALAEGRDAACAASGGRLHAVFGLWRPGLAGPLRRAVMEEGLRRAGEWAERAGAVRVDFPDRPFDPFFNLNRPEDLAEAERMASVLAQAGQ
- a CDS encoding MinD/ParA family protein; the encoded protein is MTSEPILAPRPSARTKGRNMLAIASGKGGVGKTWFAITLAHALSKRSIRVLLFDADLGLANLDIQLGLMPKEDLGGVLAGKLTLNQAVLPFEEGGFDIIAGRSGSGSLANIPPSRIQLLTDDLALLAAAYDKVILDLGAGIEKTVRQFTHNVGTCIVLTTDEPTALTDAYAFIKLTHMERPGTDIRIVVNTANSTREGERTYNTLLKACEGFLKISPPLLGVIRRDPKVRETIRSQTPLLTRFPNCEAAADVEAIAAALLK
- a CDS encoding GTP-binding protein, whose product is MRLKTFTAATVAEAMDLVRREMGEEAIIVSTQPGSDGRGARVVAAIEELPRDFAIQAREEEIYQPPDLGETIRHALSFHGTPPRLIDRLVQAALDLEATDPILAFAGALDTLFTFRPIAETAGGRPIMLVGTPGSGKTITTAKLAARGTLAGQSVTVVTTDTRRAGGIEQLAAFTRILGLELATADTVEEMRQAVAKAPPDGTLLIDTAGINPFSDTEMDTLTQLIRVSEAEPVLVLPAGGDAMESADIAACFAHLGASRLLVTRLDMARRVGSILAAADAGRLMFCNVSITPHVADGLSPINPVSLARLIMPRSDEHPRIEA
- the flhA gene encoding flagellar biosynthesis protein FlhA encodes the protein MGRALRRGDIAFALAVALVLAVLILPLPTWLLDLCLAFSITFSVLILMTALFIEKPVELSAFPTILLLATMIRLSLNLASTRLILAHGHEGTAAAGHVIEAFGGFIMSGNFVIGVIVFAILVIVNFVVITKGSGRIAEVAARFTLDAMPGKQMAIDADMSAGLIDEPEAKRRRKELEDESTFYGAMDGAAKFVRGDAVAGLLITFINVIGGMIIGMAQKGLTFNQAADAYTLLTVGDGLVTQIPALIVSTAAGMIVTKAGVGGKTEETLFRQLSAHPKAMGLSSFLLVALAVMPGIPALPFLALAGVTGGLAWYVGREQEVKRVEAEKKAEEQAIAPPVSEEPITTALRIDMLRLELGYGLLSLINNPREGQRLTDQIKALRRQMAADVGFIMPSVRIQDNMQLPANAYVIRVKEIEAGRGDLRPAMLLVMDPRGEEITLPGEKTTEPTFGLPAMWIDVSNREEALFRGYTVVDPSTVITTHLTEVIKDNMSELLSYSETQKLLDELDKEQQKLIADMVPSQISIGGVQRVLQNLLGERISMRDLATILEGISEACGYTRNVMMISEHVRARLARQISEMNTNEDGVIPLVTLSPEWEQSFAESLVGTGDDKQLSMAPSRLQEFITTLRTTFERQAMMGENPVLLTSPAIRPYVRSIVERFRPMTFVMSQNEIHPKARIKTVAQI
- a CDS encoding sigma-54 dependent transcriptional regulator, which codes for MRLLVIGTLGGQIGAASQIAIAQGAKVLHADDIEGGLAAIRSGQGADLVMVDVKLDVRTLIDSLKAERIAVPVVACGVGNDTQAAVRAIKAGAKEYVPLPPTAELIGAILAAVTEESHAIVYRDPKMAEVLRLADQVGPSDASILITGSSGTGKELMARYLHAKSRRANGRFVAVNCAAIPENLLESELFGHEKGAFTGAVARRVGKFEEASGGTLLLDEISEMDIRLQAKLLRALQEKEIDRVGGGQPVKVDVRIIATSNRTMEQEVAEGRFREDLYFRLNVVNLRLPPLRERPQDVEILTQHFIKKYSEANGLEILPLTAAAKQKLMAHGWPGNVRELENTLHRAVLLSGGVEIGPDAILLTPSPTAQGQAGMAAPVAGATALVGRTVEDVERTLIIDTLQHCLGNRTHAANILGISIRTLRNKLKLYGEEGFAVPAPGEGDRPGI
- a CDS encoding MotA/TolQ/ExbB proton channel family protein, whose product is MMDGDAVAEKPRQNLDLATVLGLVGGFVLIFIAIAMGGSPKAFFDLPSVLIVIGGTFTIVLTCFSVGEVMRTFRVVLKTVFHGIDDSSEAAIRVLQLAETARKQGVLALQPLLSTLTEEAFLHKGIAMVVDGTPGEEVEAILRRDILATQQRHAKSAGVLKKAAEFAPAMGLIGTLIGLIQMLGNLSNPSSIGPAMAVALITTFYGAILANMVFAPLAAKLERNSQEETLVTSVYMMGAASIGRQENPRRLEMLLNSVLPPAKRVQYFD
- the fliN gene encoding flagellar motor switch protein FliN, with protein sequence MDNEQLRLSDFEGGTAPPPRRDSVPMEEDDYPDVPEVPRSSKDLEPVYDIPVQVSAVLGKASMQVGQLLKLGRGAVVELDRKVGEAIDIYVNNRLVARGEVVVVEERLGVTMTEIIKTERS
- a CDS encoding FliH/SctL family protein, which produces MSEVRKFLFEQSFDGEPKVLNAPDPMDALPQPVETVIEEVEPLPTFSEEEMQQARDQAFAAGKEEGLREAVGAAERRIADALELMGVRMVHVMDGLAKANEDATSSAVTVASGIVRKLLPNLSRRGAVEEVAAVVAEVMGRVLDEPRLLLRVDPEGHSALEARVLELARGKGYEGRVTVMGDPALVPGDCRIEWSNGGAERDMAALWQEVDAVIERNLGLSGDEDRAVAQTGAATMVESGVGEAG